In Bacteroidota bacterium, a single genomic region encodes these proteins:
- a CDS encoding MBL fold metallo-hydrolase has product MKLYKINTGYFKLDGGAMFGVVPKVIWQKTNPADENNLCSWAMRCLLIDTGDRKILIDNGIGEKQSKKFYSHYFLHGDDTMIKSLAAHGFTPDDITDNILTHLHFDHAGGGIKKKDDGDGYGPVFKNATYWVSKSQWDWAMNPNGREKASFMDENLLPMQEYGQLKFIEEETELYPDIFLRIFDGHTKGQIIPQINFNGRTLVYMADLLPSTGHIPLSYIMSYDTKPLVTLEEKIKFMEEAVENKYTLYFEHDYYTECCSLKRTERGVRHDKSFSLEQFVTNNF; this is encoded by the coding sequence ATGAAATTGTATAAGATAAATACCGGTTATTTTAAACTGGATGGAGGAGCTATGTTTGGTGTAGTTCCAAAAGTAATATGGCAAAAAACAAATCCTGCTGATGAAAATAATTTATGCAGCTGGGCAATGCGCTGTTTGTTAATTGATACCGGTGATAGGAAAATTCTGATTGATAATGGAATAGGAGAGAAGCAAAGTAAAAAATTCTACAGCCACTATTTCCTTCATGGAGATGATACAATGATTAAATCATTGGCTGCACATGGTTTTACTCCAGATGATATTACCGATAATATTCTGACACATCTGCATTTCGATCATGCGGGTGGTGGTATTAAGAAAAAAGATGATGGGGACGGCTATGGACCTGTTTTTAAAAATGCCACTTATTGGGTGAGTAAATCTCAGTGGGACTGGGCTATGAATCCAAATGGAAGAGAAAAAGCATCGTTCATGGATGAGAACCTATTACCGATGCAGGAGTATGGACAATTGAAATTTATCGAAGAAGAAACTGAATTATATCCTGATATTTTCCTTCGAATATTTGATGGACACACCAAAGGACAAATAATTCCTCAAATCAATTTCAATGGCCGCACCTTGGTTTATATGGCTGATTTACTTCCATCAACAGGACATATTCCATTATCTTATATCATGAGTTATGACACCAAACCTTTGGTAACATTAGAAGAGAAAATCAAGTTTATGGAAGAAGCAGTTGAGAATAAGTACACTCTCTATTTTGAGCATGATTACTACACGGAATGCTGTTCATTAAAACGAACCGAAAGAGGGGTAAGGCATGATAAGAGTTTTTCTTTGGAGCAGTTTGTAACCAATAATTTTTGA
- a CDS encoding transcriptional repressor, with amino-acid sequence MNRQISIEDSKQKLVEHDLRVTHQRLVIYMELFSSLEHPTAEMIHSKLVKEYPTISLATVYKTLDTFAKSGLIKKLKSIDDSLHYDADLHFHNHLVCNKTSKILDYDDEELNTLVHDYFKSKKIDNFDVQEVRLKIFGEIKN; translated from the coding sequence ATGAATCGTCAAATTTCCATAGAAGATAGTAAGCAGAAGTTAGTGGAGCATGATTTACGTGTTACCCATCAGCGCTTGGTTATTTATATGGAATTGTTTTCATCGCTTGAGCACCCTACAGCAGAAATGATACATTCGAAACTTGTAAAAGAGTATCCGACAATATCATTGGCAACAGTGTATAAAACATTAGACACTTTCGCAAAAAGTGGTTTGATCAAGAAACTGAAATCAATTGATGATTCGCTGCATTATGATGCAGATCTTCATTTCCATAATCATTTAGTTTGCAATAAAACCAGTAAAATACTTGATTATGACGATGAGGAATTGAACACGCTTGTACATGATTACTTTAAATCAAAAAAGATTGATAATTTTGATGTACAGGAAGTTAGACTTAAAATATTTGGTGAAATAAAAAATTAA
- a CDS encoding peroxiredoxin → MSLVGKKAPAFVADAVVNGGEFVEQFSLEQYIDDKYVVFFFYPLDFTFVCPTEILAFQKAKAEFEKRGAVVVGCSVDSKFSHWAWLNTPVDKGGIQGVQYPIVADLSKTIAINYGVLAGEYDMDEQSNWVFEGAPIAFRGLFLIDKKGIVQHELVNSLDLGRSTTEALRMLDALKHFEENGEVCPADWKEGDDAMKPTSAGVADYLANH, encoded by the coding sequence ATGTCTTTAGTAGGAAAAAAAGCTCCTGCATTTGTAGCAGATGCAGTAGTAAACGGTGGTGAATTTGTCGAACAATTTTCACTCGAACAGTATATTGATGATAAATATGTTGTATTCTTCTTTTATCCATTGGATTTTACATTTGTTTGTCCAACTGAAATTCTTGCTTTTCAAAAAGCAAAAGCAGAATTCGAGAAAAGAGGAGCTGTTGTTGTAGGTTGTTCTGTGGATTCAAAATTTAGTCATTGGGCTTGGTTGAATACACCAGTAGATAAAGGTGGTATTCAGGGAGTTCAGTATCCTATAGTAGCCGATTTATCAAAAACGATTGCCATTAATTATGGCGTTTTAGCAGGTGAATATGATATGGATGAGCAAAGTAATTGGGTATTTGAAGGTGCACCTATTGCATTCCGTGGTTTATTCTTAATTGATAAGAAAGGAATAGTCCAACACGAATTGGTAAATAGCTTAGACTTGGGTCGTTCAACAACTGAAGCCTTAAGAATGTTAGATGCTTTAAAGCATTTCGAGGAAAATGGTGAAGTTTGTCCAGCAGATTGGAAAGAAGGCGATGATGCCATGAAACCAACTTCAGCTGGTGTGGCTGATTATTTGGCCAATCACTAA
- a CDS encoding aromatic amino acid lyase, which yields MTIVITGSGLTIEKMVKVARENEIVELHPDALERMKVCRAMLERKIDAHEIMYGVNTGIGEFSEVVLDDDQVQDFQKYLIYNHAAGIGDPAPIEYVRAAMLGRINVHAHGNSGCRPIITQTYVEMLNKGVTPFVCQKGSVGASGDLAPMSQIALLLMGEGQAYYKGELLEGKDAMDKAEIEIPGLQARDGLAAINGSNLLTAMSALFLFDANNWLKQAEIAAAMSLEALKANMKPYTRKLHEVRGFKGAVRSAESINKIVTGGDLKEEKVKCKVQDAYSMRSTPQVIGSAHDALAYARSQVEIELNGVGDNPIFFPEEDMQLSGANFQGSPVSVPMDMAGYCITMVSIMSERRMNRLNNPALSVGLPAFLTKGAGMFSGLMLSQYTADMQIVEQRILSAPACIQSIPAAADQEDFVSMGMNTAIKNFQILDNAYGILGIEFMAAAQALDFREYSFGKGTTKAKEVIRKYVDFLDIDRPLYPDHTNMQKLVKSCEILHEVEKEVGSLEE from the coding sequence ATGACTATTGTAATTACAGGTTCTGGACTGACTATTGAAAAAATGGTCAAAGTAGCGAGAGAAAATGAGATTGTAGAACTTCATCCTGATGCTTTAGAGCGTATGAAAGTATGTCGTGCAATGCTTGAAAGGAAAATTGATGCCCATGAAATTATGTATGGTGTAAATACAGGTATTGGAGAATTCTCAGAAGTAGTGCTGGATGATGATCAGGTACAGGATTTTCAGAAATATTTGATTTACAATCATGCAGCTGGTATTGGAGATCCTGCTCCAATTGAATATGTTAGAGCTGCCATGTTGGGTAGAATTAATGTGCATGCACATGGAAATTCAGGTTGTCGCCCAATTATCACCCAAACTTATGTTGAAATGCTCAACAAAGGAGTTACTCCTTTTGTTTGTCAAAAGGGTTCTGTAGGAGCTTCTGGGGACCTTGCCCCTATGTCTCAAATAGCCCTTCTGCTTATGGGGGAAGGACAGGCTTATTATAAAGGAGAATTATTGGAAGGAAAAGACGCCATGGACAAGGCAGAAATTGAGATTCCTGGTCTTCAGGCACGTGATGGATTAGCAGCTATTAATGGCTCAAACCTATTAACAGCCATGAGTGCTTTGTTTCTATTTGATGCAAATAATTGGTTGAAACAGGCAGAAATTGCTGCCGCAATGAGTTTAGAAGCACTTAAAGCAAACATGAAACCCTATACACGTAAACTTCATGAAGTACGTGGATTTAAAGGTGCTGTTCGTAGTGCTGAATCGATTAACAAAATTGTTACTGGTGGTGATTTGAAGGAAGAAAAAGTAAAATGTAAAGTGCAGGATGCATATTCCATGCGTTCAACTCCTCAGGTTATTGGATCAGCACATGATGCATTGGCTTATGCTCGCTCGCAAGTTGAAATAGAATTAAATGGTGTGGGTGACAATCCAATTTTCTTCCCCGAAGAAGATATGCAATTGAGTGGTGCTAATTTTCAGGGCTCTCCAGTTTCAGTTCCAATGGACATGGCCGGTTATTGCATTACAATGGTTTCAATAATGTCAGAAAGAAGAATGAATCGTTTAAATAATCCTGCTTTAAGTGTTGGATTGCCTGCTTTCTTAACCAAAGGTGCCGGTATGTTTTCAGGATTGATGTTAAGCCAATATACAGCTGATATGCAGATTGTTGAACAGAGAATTCTCTCTGCACCGGCCTGCATCCAGTCTATACCAGCTGCTGCCGACCAGGAAGATTTTGTATCCATGGGAATGAATACTGCTATTAAAAACTTTCAAATACTTGATAACGCTTATGGCATATTGGGAATTGAATTTATGGCAGCTGCTCAGGCATTGGATTTTAGAGAATATAGTTTTGGTAAGGGAACAACAAAAGCCAAAGAAGTTATTCGCAAATATGTTGATTTCCTAGACATTGACCGACCATTATATCCTGATCATACAAATATGCAGAAATTGGTTAAGTCTTGCGAAATATTGCATGAAGTAGAGAAAGAAGTTGGTTCTCTAGAGGAATAA
- a CDS encoding PspC domain-containing protein — MTNRRLFRDSSNEVIGGVASGIANYFDVDVTIIRILFVLAAIFGGWGLIVYIIFWIAVPRDISKSHDNSYKREPKDESKSSDFSEKRYNSTTDSPEVEKRKKGSLIGGTVLIIIGAFFIIERYIPRIDFDDFWPFILVIIGLGLLFSGFLKTGKDER; from the coding sequence ATGACAAATCGTAGATTATTTAGAGATTCTTCTAATGAAGTAATTGGTGGAGTTGCCTCAGGTATCGCAAATTATTTTGACGTTGATGTAACCATAATTCGAATATTGTTTGTTTTAGCTGCCATTTTTGGTGGATGGGGACTGATTGTTTACATTATTTTCTGGATTGCTGTGCCACGTGATATCTCCAAATCACATGATAATTCTTATAAGAGAGAGCCTAAAGATGAAAGCAAAAGCTCCGACTTCTCTGAAAAAAGGTATAATTCAACAACAGATTCACCTGAAGTTGAAAAAAGAAAAAAGGGGAGTTTAATAGGAGGGACAGTACTTATTATAATTGGTGCTTTTTTTATCATTGAGCGTTACATTCCTAGAATTGACTTTGATGATTTCTGGCCATTTATTCTGGTTATAATAGGTTTGGGACTTCTCTTTTCAGGTTTTTTAAAAACGGGTAAAGATGAAAGATAA
- a CDS encoding Gfo/Idh/MocA family oxidoreductase: MIKLDHVNWGMIGCGQVTENKSGPAFNKIANSNLIGVMCRNETKVSDYAKRHQIKKYFTNADQLINDAEINAIYIATPPNMHAEYAIKAMLAGKAVYVEKPMARKYQECLEMQQVRKSTQIPLFIAYYRRALPYFLKIKDILKSNCLGKIYEINTTLFKKPRNTDSDQINRPWRVKPDISGGGYFYDLASHQLDIFDLYFGQGTLQSSQVLNLAGLYDAEDTVAAEIAYGDTLLKGKWSFIVQAEEEYDRTIFKAEYGELAFSFFSQEAIELTLNGKIERWEIKAPEHIQMPMIELIVNELIGKGNAPSNLSAAIRTNKLMEDIVKPYYTIDKA; encoded by the coding sequence ATGATAAAATTGGATCATGTTAATTGGGGTATGATTGGTTGCGGCCAAGTTACTGAGAACAAAAGTGGACCTGCATTTAATAAAATTGCTAATTCGAATCTCATAGGTGTTATGTGCCGTAACGAGACTAAAGTTAGTGATTATGCAAAACGGCATCAGATTAAAAAATATTTTACAAATGCAGATCAGCTTATTAATGATGCTGAAATAAATGCCATTTATATTGCCACTCCTCCAAACATGCATGCTGAATATGCCATAAAGGCCATGCTTGCAGGTAAAGCAGTTTATGTTGAAAAACCGATGGCTCGTAAGTATCAAGAGTGCTTGGAAATGCAGCAGGTTCGTAAAAGCACCCAGATCCCCTTATTTATAGCGTATTATAGAAGGGCATTACCTTATTTTTTGAAGATTAAGGATATTTTAAAGAGCAACTGTCTCGGAAAAATATATGAAATAAACACTACATTATTCAAGAAACCTAGGAATACAGATTCTGATCAAATAAATCGACCTTGGCGAGTCAAACCTGATATTAGTGGTGGTGGCTATTTCTATGACTTAGCTTCACATCAATTGGATATATTTGACTTGTATTTTGGACAAGGTACATTGCAATCATCACAAGTGCTAAATTTGGCTGGATTGTACGATGCGGAAGATACAGTAGCAGCAGAAATAGCATATGGAGATACTTTGTTAAAAGGCAAATGGTCTTTTATTGTCCAAGCTGAAGAAGAATATGACAGAACTATTTTTAAAGCAGAATATGGGGAGCTAGCGTTCTCATTTTTTTCCCAAGAAGCAATTGAACTAACGCTTAATGGGAAAATAGAAAGGTGGGAAATAAAGGCGCCTGAGCATATTCAAATGCCCATGATTGAATTAATTGTAAATGAATTAATTGGAAAAGGCAATGCACCCTCTAATCTGAGTGCTGCAATACGGACAAATAAACTAATGGAAGATATTGTCAAGCCTTATTATACCATAGACAAAGCCTGA
- a CDS encoding inorganic pyrophosphatase — protein sequence MKNKIMDPIGRLMGLRYKSHPWHGVDIGANAPAIVDCYIEMVPRDTVKYEIDKRSGYLRVDRPQKYSNTIPALYGFIPQTFSADKVAEYCMNKTDLKNIKGDLDPIDICVLTESEIVHGNIIVEARPIGGFRLIDDNEADDKIIAVLNNDAVYEGYKDITDCPEMVIERLKHYFLTYKDMPGNKKDVEITHMYSAEEAQEIILCSMEDYRHKFDSLDQALSMV from the coding sequence ATGAAAAACAAAATAATGGATCCAATTGGCCGTTTGATGGGCCTACGATATAAATCACATCCATGGCATGGTGTTGATATTGGAGCTAATGCACCTGCAATCGTTGATTGCTATATTGAAATGGTTCCCAGAGATACAGTTAAATACGAAATTGACAAAAGAAGTGGTTACCTGCGAGTTGACCGCCCTCAGAAATATTCCAATACCATTCCTGCTCTTTATGGATTTATTCCACAAACATTCAGTGCTGATAAGGTGGCTGAGTATTGCATGAATAAAACGGATCTGAAAAACATTAAAGGAGATTTAGATCCTATTGATATTTGTGTATTGACAGAAAGTGAAATCGTTCATGGAAATATCATAGTTGAAGCACGTCCCATTGGAGGCTTCAGATTAATTGATGATAATGAAGCTGACGACAAAATTATTGCTGTTTTAAATAATGATGCTGTTTACGAAGGCTATAAAGACATTACTGATTGTCCTGAGATGGTTATTGAACGATTGAAACATTATTTTCTCACCTATAAGGATATGCCTGGCAATAAAAAAGATGTCGAAATAACGCATATGTATAGTGCTGAAGAGGCTCAGGAAATAATTCTTTGTTCAATGGAAGATTACAGACACAAATTTGATTCTCTGGATCAGGCTTTGTCTATGGTATAA
- a CDS encoding PrsW family intramembrane metalloprotease produces MTLLLVSIAPIIIIAFYIYFRDKYEKEPIGLLLLSLLSGGLIFIPILLLGSLLKPLGETLSGLYQAGFDAFIMAAFIEEGFKFLAVYLLIWKNKNFNEKFDGIVYAVFVSLGFALVENIIYVFSNGLSTGLLRASTAVPFHAIDGVIMGFYFGIARFKMINKSSNLAKAFILPFIFHGLYDFFLMSQNVVFLLLWIPLLVYLWRNAFKKMKLHSQTSVFNDENHL; encoded by the coding sequence ATGACCTTATTATTAGTTTCCATCGCTCCAATAATAATAATTGCTTTCTATATTTATTTTAGAGATAAATATGAAAAAGAGCCTATTGGTTTGCTCTTGCTAAGCTTGCTTTCAGGTGGCTTGATTTTTATTCCTATTCTATTGCTTGGTAGTTTGTTAAAGCCATTAGGTGAAACCCTGAGTGGTTTGTATCAGGCTGGTTTTGATGCTTTTATCATGGCTGCTTTTATCGAAGAAGGATTTAAGTTTTTAGCTGTTTATTTGCTTATTTGGAAGAACAAGAATTTCAATGAAAAATTTGACGGAATTGTTTATGCTGTATTTGTCAGTTTAGGATTTGCACTGGTTGAAAACATAATTTATGTATTTTCAAATGGATTGTCTACTGGGTTATTGAGAGCGTCTACAGCAGTGCCATTTCATGCCATTGATGGTGTTATTATGGGTTTTTACTTTGGAATTGCTCGTTTTAAAATGATTAATAAATCATCCAATCTCGCAAAGGCTTTTATTTTACCCTTTATTTTTCATGGATTATATGATTTCTTCTTGATGTCTCAGAATGTTGTCTTTCTATTATTATGGATTCCATTATTAGTTTATCTCTGGAGAAATGCTTTTAAAAAAATGAAATTGCATTCACAGACTTCAGTATTCAATGACGAAAATCATTTATAA
- a CDS encoding ParA family protein, producing MAKIISLANQKGGVGKTTTTINLAASLAALEYKTLVIDADPQANASSGLGIDPKEISTSIYECIINNLDPNEGIVKTQIDNLYIIPSHIDLVGAEIEMIGLPERENMMKKVIAKIKNDFDFIIIDCSPSLGIITVNALTASDSVIVPVQCEYFALEGLGKLLNTIKIVQNNLNPNLEIEGILLTMYDIRLRLSNQVVEDVKTHFQQLVFDTIIHRNIRISEAPGFGVPVLMHDVEGRGAINYLNLAKEILTNNNLAVSKELKSVE from the coding sequence ATGGCTAAAATTATTTCCCTGGCAAATCAAAAAGGAGGAGTTGGTAAAACCACCACCACAATTAATCTAGCTGCAAGTTTAGCAGCTTTAGAGTATAAAACCCTCGTTATTGATGCAGACCCTCAGGCAAATGCAAGTTCCGGACTCGGTATTGATCCCAAAGAAATTAGTACCAGTATTTATGAATGCATCATAAACAATTTGGATCCAAATGAAGGAATTGTTAAAACACAGATTGACAATTTATACATTATTCCTTCTCATATCGATTTAGTTGGAGCTGAGATAGAAATGATCGGGCTTCCTGAAAGGGAAAACATGATGAAGAAAGTCATTGCAAAAATCAAAAATGATTTTGACTTTATTATCATAGACTGTTCACCTTCATTAGGGATTATTACTGTGAATGCCCTCACCGCCTCAGATTCTGTAATAGTACCTGTTCAATGTGAATATTTTGCTTTAGAAGGATTAGGGAAACTATTGAATACAATTAAAATTGTTCAAAATAATTTGAATCCCAATTTAGAAATTGAAGGGATTTTATTAACCATGTACGATATCCGCCTAAGGTTATCTAACCAGGTTGTTGAAGATGTAAAAACACATTTTCAGCAATTGGTTTTTGATACCATTATCCATCGTAATATTCGAATCAGTGAAGCTCCTGGTTTTGGAGTACCTGTGTTAATGCATGATGTAGAAGGCAGAGGAGCCATTAACTATTTAAATTTGGCAAAAGAAATATTAACAAACAATAATCTTGCTGTTAGCAAGGAATTAAAGAGTGTAGAATAA
- a CDS encoding ParB/RepB/Spo0J family partition protein — MSAKRQALGKGLNALLADSNTDVTAKNPVPLNNVAEIPINEIEANPFQPREAFNDEELEELVESIKIHGIIQPVTVRKIGRGKYQLISGERRTRASIRAGLKNIPAYVRIADDQGMLEMSLIENIHRENLNAIEIAISYKRLIEECSLKQEEVAGRIGKNRTTVTNYLRLLKLPDEIQLAIRDNKLSMGHARSLITIEDKEHQLAILEIILKEELSVREVEELVKQGKEEVFQRNENSEPKLKSKVQKIEYNHWEQKFADLYLTKVKIRSKRAGKGELIIPFQSEEDLERLASLLSK; from the coding sequence ATGAGTGCAAAACGACAAGCTTTAGGGAAAGGATTAAACGCACTATTAGCGGATTCAAATACAGATGTAACTGCTAAAAATCCAGTACCGTTAAACAATGTGGCCGAAATTCCTATTAACGAAATAGAAGCCAATCCTTTTCAGCCACGAGAAGCCTTTAATGATGAAGAGCTTGAAGAGCTGGTCGAATCCATAAAAATTCATGGTATTATCCAACCAGTTACTGTCAGAAAGATTGGAAGAGGGAAATATCAACTTATTTCTGGAGAAAGAAGAACCAGAGCAAGTATCCGAGCCGGCTTAAAGAATATACCAGCCTATGTTCGTATTGCAGATGATCAGGGTATGCTTGAAATGTCTCTGATCGAAAATATTCATAGAGAGAATTTAAATGCTATTGAAATAGCTATAAGTTATAAAAGACTTATTGAAGAGTGCAGCCTAAAACAAGAAGAAGTTGCTGGTAGAATTGGTAAAAACAGAACAACAGTAACAAACTATCTCCGTTTATTAAAATTGCCTGACGAAATTCAATTGGCTATCAGAGACAATAAATTAAGCATGGGGCATGCACGTAGTTTAATTACAATCGAAGATAAGGAACATCAATTGGCTATTTTGGAAATCATTCTGAAAGAAGAGCTTTCAGTTCGAGAAGTGGAAGAATTGGTCAAACAAGGCAAAGAAGAAGTGTTTCAAAGAAATGAAAATTCGGAGCCCAAATTAAAGTCAAAAGTTCAAAAAATTGAGTATAATCATTGGGAACAAAAATTTGCTGATCTTTATTTAACAAAAGTAAAAATAAGATCAAAAAGAGCTGGAAAAGGAGAGCTGATTATTCCATTTCAATCAGAAGAAGACCTTGAGAGACTGGCATCTTTATTGTCAAAATAA
- the dapB gene encoding 4-hydroxy-tetrahydrodipicolinate reductase → MKIFLFGYGQMGKEIEKLAITRGHEITGVYDPYHAFKFSEKDFLNADIIIDYTTPGSAVYNITKAFEANKPIVVGTTGWYDEFDTVEALSKKYNGTLFYATNFSIGVNVMFSISELLAKMLNNQDSYLVSINETHHSKKKDAPSGTAITLAENLIKHMDFVDHWEKIEKGQEFEQKGGVIPIFYSREDEVVGTHEISLHSNVDKITIRHDAFNRTGFATGTLIATEWVADKRGIFTMKDLFQNIK, encoded by the coding sequence ATGAAAATATTTTTATTTGGTTACGGACAAATGGGCAAGGAAATTGAAAAACTTGCCATCACCAGAGGTCATGAAATTACTGGCGTCTATGACCCTTATCATGCATTTAAGTTCAGCGAAAAGGATTTTTTGAATGCCGATATCATTATCGATTATACAACACCAGGTAGCGCAGTTTATAACATAACAAAAGCTTTTGAAGCCAATAAACCTATTGTTGTGGGAACTACAGGATGGTATGATGAATTTGATACCGTTGAAGCTTTAAGTAAAAAATACAATGGTACATTGTTCTATGCTACCAACTTTAGTATAGGTGTAAACGTAATGTTCAGTATTAGTGAATTACTAGCCAAAATGCTTAATAATCAGGATAGCTATTTAGTTTCAATTAACGAAACTCATCACAGCAAAAAGAAAGATGCTCCAAGTGGAACAGCAATTACTTTAGCTGAAAATCTAATTAAGCATATGGATTTTGTTGATCACTGGGAAAAGATCGAAAAAGGGCAGGAGTTTGAACAAAAAGGTGGGGTAATTCCTATATTTTATTCCCGAGAGGATGAGGTGGTTGGAACCCATGAAATAAGCTTACATTCCAATGTTGATAAGATAACAATTCGTCACGATGCCTTTAATAGAACAGGTTTTGCCACTGGTACATTAATTGCAACTGAGTGGGTTGCTGATAAAAGAGGTATTTTCACAATGAAGGATCTTTTCCAAAACATAAAATAA
- the lepB gene encoding signal peptidase I: MTKKPKYEGPGGSAEYIAMRKKSKSREWVDAIVFAAIAATIIRWFFIEAYTIPTSSMEKTQLVGDFLFVSKLNYGPRIPNTPIAFPFAHHTMPLLGGKSYVEWWKIPYKRLPAFEKIENNDVVVFNYPMEDWRPVDKKENYIKRCIAIPGDSLRIIDRAVYINSSLVELPDKGQYRYFVKTNGTGFNRRLLHEMQITEVQTLMSNQGEFVMWLTRENATKIKELKNVIQIEPIIQAKGELDPDVYPFYPAFNWNIDNYGPIYVPQKGDKIELTLENYKTYERVIKEYENNPTLKMKDGVVSIDNQTITHYTFEMDYYWMIGDNRHNSADSRYWGFVPEDHIVGKALFIWMSWDKDGKGFNKIRFNRLFKGIH, encoded by the coding sequence ATGACTAAAAAACCAAAGTACGAAGGTCCAGGTGGTTCTGCAGAATACATTGCCATGCGTAAAAAATCAAAGTCAAGAGAATGGGTTGATGCGATTGTTTTTGCAGCCATTGCCGCTACCATTATAAGATGGTTTTTTATTGAAGCCTATACGATTCCAACCTCATCTATGGAAAAAACCCAACTGGTAGGTGATTTTCTATTTGTTAGTAAGTTGAATTATGGTCCCAGAATCCCAAATACTCCGATTGCTTTTCCATTTGCACATCATACAATGCCTCTTTTAGGTGGTAAATCTTATGTTGAATGGTGGAAAATACCCTATAAAAGATTACCAGCTTTTGAAAAAATTGAAAACAATGATGTAGTTGTTTTTAATTATCCAATGGAAGATTGGCGACCTGTAGATAAAAAAGAAAATTATATTAAAAGATGTATTGCCATTCCTGGTGATTCTCTAAGAATAATAGATAGGGCTGTTTACATAAACAGCAGTTTAGTTGAGTTGCCTGATAAAGGGCAATATCGATATTTTGTGAAAACAAATGGAACCGGATTTAATCGAAGATTATTGCATGAAATGCAAATTACAGAAGTGCAAACTTTGATGAGTAATCAAGGAGAGTTTGTGATGTGGTTAACCCGCGAAAACGCTACAAAAATTAAAGAACTGAAAAATGTAATTCAAATTGAACCTATTATTCAGGCCAAAGGCGAATTAGATCCGGATGTTTATCCTTTTTATCCAGCATTCAATTGGAATATTGATAACTATGGTCCTATTTATGTCCCGCAAAAAGGAGATAAAATTGAACTGACACTGGAAAACTATAAAACCTATGAAAGGGTTATTAAAGAATACGAAAACAATCCAACTCTCAAAATGAAGGATGGGGTTGTTTCAATTGATAATCAGACTATCACGCATTATACGTTCGAAATGGACTATTATTGGATGATTGGTGATAACCGTCACAATTCAGCAGATTCAAGATATTGGGGTTTTGTTCCTGAAGATCATATTGTTGGAAAGGCACTGTTTATCTGGATGTCATGGGATAAAGATGGAAAAGGATTTAATAAAATTCGTTTCAATCGATTATTTAAAGGAATCCATTAA